CCGGCGCGTGCGAGCATGGCAGGATCGAGCACGATGAAGATAGCTTGTCCGCAGGCCAGCACGGTTCCATCGGGAGACAGAATCTCAGCCTGGTGAAAGAGCTTACGTCCCTCGCGGCGCAGGTGGCGGCTGGTCACCTTTAGAGGCTGGTAGAGAGGAACTGGCCGGAGATAATCGATCTCCATGTGCCGGGTTACGGCAAGAAGATCGAGGGGGCGATTGAGCTTGCTCATGGCCTCATCGAGCAGGGTGGCGACGATACCGCCGTGGACGTATCCGGGCGGGCCTTCGTGGGCGCGATCAAGCTGAAAATTGGCGGCTGCGGTAGGGTGCTGCGGGTCTGATGCATCGGTGGAGAAGGCCAGATGCAGTCCCTGCGGATTGGCCGAACCACATCCAAAACAATGATTTGCCCGCTCATCAATAGTAAGGGTTCCCTGCAGGGAAGCAGCAGGAACATGACGGGCTGCGTCGGTCGCTGACATCTCTCGAGCGACGGTAGCACAAAACGGGCATGGGGACAGAAATCCCGGGCGCATCCCCCAAAAGTTGTATTACTTTTGTGTATTCCGCTTCCTAACATTTGTATGAGGGATGGTCGATGACGAATTTATCGGCAATCCTTGTTGATTCATGCAGATGAAGCGAAATAATCCAGGCCGGTTAAGCTTGATTCAGCGAGCGAAATCATATGCGATGTCGCTCGCAATGGTTACTTTCGTTCTGACTCTAGCGCTCGCGGTTTCGACCCCTTTATTGGCTGCGTCGATTCCAACGCCAATGCCTCGGCCGACGATGACGGCGGAGCAGAGCTTGTTTGCCGCAGCTAATCGGGAACGTGTCGCTCGTGGAATTCCAGAGCTTCGCTATGATCCGGTTTTGG
This portion of the Edaphobacter sp. 4G125 genome encodes:
- a CDS encoding PaaI family thioesterase, giving the protein MSATDAARHVPAASLQGTLTIDERANHCFGCGSANPQGLHLAFSTDASDPQHPTAAANFQLDRAHEGPPGYVHGGIVATLLDEAMSKLNRPLDLLAVTRHMEIDYLRPVPLYQPLKVTSRHLRREGRKLFHQAEILSPDGTVLACGQAIFIVLDPAMLARAGFTQPEE